The DNA segment TCTAGAGCAGATGCCGCTGAACTTGTGCGAACATGGCGGCCTCCGCATCAGCCGGCGAGTCTGCTGTCCCATGTGACGATTTCATGGCATTCCAGGTAATGTTAAAAAACTCTGCAGCCACATTTGTTCCTTGTTTTCTAATGTGCAATCACCGTACATTTTCAGGAAGTACTACGGAAGTTTCGTCGTGTAGACGACACCATTATATATTCTTTAAACACAACTTTGCCAACGGAGTCATTTGCCGCCGAGTGTGACCCCTCCGCGCTTTGCCAAAAGTTGTACAAAGAGCTGTTAAACGCTTATTCCCAACGGGACAAGGCGATAAAAGGGTGCCTGCAGCAGTCGAAAGACAAACTGGACCATCTGCAAGAGCTGCGCGCAGCGAAAGGTGACGACCAGGCAACTTTAAGGGAACTTCGGAAAGAGCAGTCCAAGGTGGGTGCCTGCTCGCAGCCGAGACCGGGCTGCTTGTGAACGTGCGCTTCTCTTGCGCCTTCCAGATTCGTTTACTGCGGAACGAGCTGAACGTCGAAGAAGTTGTCAAGGACCGCAGTTTAAAGGTGGGTGGAGCATCCGACCCTGCGAGAATCATCCAGTGATCTATAGGCATGATCTTCAAGCAACCTCTCGATGAACACCAGCCCTTAATTTCCTAATGTAGAGATATTTTCTGTATTGTCGCCGATGTCTTATcggtgtataataataataataattgttggagtttaacgtcccaaaaccacgataagaccAGTACGACTTTATCTCGAGCGCATTATTAGCGGCAGTTTTATAAcaaaagcgcgaaaaaagaacGGTAGAAGTGGCTGCAGGCAAGAATACATGGGAAGGTAATCTGTATATGTTACAAAGTTGTACTATCTGTTCTGGCTGGTTTCCAAGACCTGAACCGTAGCATTGTAATTGTCTTGCTACTATTTAGTCTAGTAGAAGAAAATACTAACACAATGTGAGCCAACTTATTCATTGGTGCTTACATCACTGGATCGCAGTCTAGGGCAAGCAGTTCATGTGCTCAAGTGACTTCGACCATGAAATAGACACCTGTTGAACATGCGTAGACATAGGTTTTAGTTTCTGCAGTATGGGCCAAGTGGGCATAGGAAATTATTGCCGTGGTCAAATTCTTCAGCTATTCAAGGCAGGTTCCAGATTTAGATGTCTGCTGCGGCATCGCCGCTATAGttttcacatgacgtcacagatgcagCTTCTCATTGTGCTAGTATGCAAACATCCTGCAGCAGTGATGTTAGTGAGCTACGTTATGAAGTgcattttgttttactttttgaTGGTGACCATTCTTCATCAATTCTTCACATGGCGTACCGAATGTGCTGTTGAGTTTCTTGTTTATGCATCAGTGAAAACTATACAATCTAACAGTGAGTTACAATGCTATCTGTGCAGGCGTTCCACGACCGGTGCCGGCTCTTCTACAGCCCACCAGAAGTTTGATACAAAGAAACACTAGGTGCCCCCAGCTACTACTACCACTGAATTGTTTTGTAGATAAATCAGCAACACGAATTCTTCTTAAAACTTCCAGACAGACTTGTGGCATCTTTATTCTTGCAGTGTGTCGGCACGACAGTAAAAGAGCAGGTAAGCTTGGCTGGCCAGCACCTTCTGTTGCGTTGCGGGCACCACTCTACTGTCACTGGCATGGAACCAGCTGCCACCGGCACCGCGCACGTATGCTGTGTAGTGGCCGCCGGTCATCCTGCCCGCATGTTCCACGACTCCGTAGAGAATGTAGGTCGCCGGGGCCTTCATCTGAAAAGGTGGCCGGCAGAAGGCAGAACAACCATTCAATACCCAACATAGCAGTTACAAAATAAATTTTGAATGAGTGACTTGCTCTCGTTGAATACTTTACAGCCTCTCTTGATGGAAGGCACCAAAAGGCCTCCAGCAATTGGCACTAACAGGAATATCTGCATATCTGTTAGATGGCATTGAACGATTCATACAAATGCAAACCATATGAAGAAACATGCACAGGATGTCTGCACTTCGCACGGGATTTGTCCCGTCTTTCCTAGTATATGTACAGCCTGTGTTCTTATGCACAATCACACTAATTGAACACATCCCAACACCTCATTTCAATCGTTCTACGCCAAGGACATGTATTATCAGCAATTATGAGGCACCAGATTTGCAAGCCGCCGTGATCACCGCAATTTAGTACATTTCTACTGACCATGCATGTACACTATTTTGAAATTTAGCACTACACATATTTATGCCAGTTATGATAGCCAACACTACATCTGCATTTCAATTAAAGAGCCCTGCAACGTGGTAACGATAGACCTGACAGCGGCCAGTGAAGTTTCGATTTATAGATCAGATTGTGTTCCCTTCCATATTGGTGCAGAGTGTAGGTATCGATATGATAAAGATACACAATGGTTACACACTTCCGCCTGCACTACATGGCAACGCGGGGGAAATGAAACTTGCACAGACATTGTAGCACCAGAATAAATGTCTTTGTAAACTGCATGTTAGTCCAAGATGCAATCAGAGCAATTTCTTATAAGTCACCAAATAGTGCAACAAGGAGCCCAATCAGACACAGTAGACTCTCCCTTaagcggaacctgaagggaccaggaaaatgttttacgtttaacaggagttccgtttactgagagaggaaCAGAGGTGCAGAAtccaagcacaaaaccaatcatgttagaggcagttgttccatttaagcagcagttctttTTACTGAGAGTCCATTGTATAACTAATAGGTGCAGCATAGCAATGCTTGCTGACATGGCTGCATGAAtttccttgcatttttttttttaaatggcccAGCATAGTATACTATAACAATATACGTCTGGCTAATAGTTAGCACCATCTAATTGGAGAAGTTCTTAGTATGAACGCTGCCACAGCCAGTCTCCCACTGGTATCACAATTGGCGAAAGTATTGCTTTGGTGACAATAGCAGCAATGTTTGTGACAATGATCGTATTGCGGGATCACAAGAGTTTGATTCCTCCTTGAGCCAGTTGTGCATGAGCCTCAAACCAAGGGTGTGCGCATGAAGTATGAGTGGTTGAACAATCTTTGCTGGCATTGTACCAGTGCAAGTAACAGGACCTGCATgccagaaaaagcaagaaaattgTAGCAGTTGAGTCTGTTTGTGGCATGAAGAAGTACATAATGATGGCATCGTGGCATACTGAACAATACCTGTACTCTTGCCCACTAAAGCAGTATGGTGAATGGTGCAAGCTGATTGACGTTCGCCGTGAAAGCAATACTCTGTGTGACAGGCTTAAATAGGAACAGAAATACAGGACCACGAAGTTGTCGACCACAACATTTTTGTCGTACCTTTCTGTTCTTATCTGACCATGTCACACAGAAATCTGaccaagacagaagttcaggagaatgTGGAGGATTGATGAGAGATTGTCGAACGGGGAATGTCGCAGCAGCCAATGTTTCGACGAGaggacttgtcttcatcaagcCAGCAAGTGCTTTCCTTAGCGACGTCTTTATGTGTGCCTGGCTCACTCTCCCCCACCCTCAACGATGGAGGAGAAGAGTAAGCATGTGCACGAAGAGACAAAAATAGAAAGAAGGCGGCTACAGGAGACAGAAAGGTGGGAGCGACAAACAGACGCTTGGAGTTGTACAATAATGCGGAAACACTGGGGTTGGTTTCTTTGAAAGATTGTGCAGAAACAGAAGCTGTGAATTATTGTTACTTCCGTGACGATCCTTGCACAAAGTGGAAGTAACAAAGCTTAGGTGTGCAGGAAAGGCCACAATTCCTTGCATGTTGCAGTGCGAAGGGCAACAGGTGCCCTTTGAGCAGGTGCTGCACAAGAGTGCCACTCACACACAAGGAGTTTTGCAGTAATGTTCGACGGGGACAGAAGTAGATGAAATTAACAATCTTTGGCAGAGAAATCAGATTTGGGGCAGATGGAGGGCACACCTGGAGAGGCTAGAGCTGGAAACTTGCTTTGAATAGTCTGGTATAAAACTATATTTCAATTAAAGTGAATTATAATTGGATATGAAAAATCCCAATTACAAGAACATACCAGCAGTTAAGGTTAAGTGATGCACATTCAAGATTAAACAAAACTGTATAAGAGTGCCTAAAAGCCCACTTTTTCAAAGTAGATTAATGTAGAACAAAGGACATACTATACTGTGCATCAGAGTAAATGCCCTTTGTTATAACTGGGGTTTCAATGCTCATCCAAAATAGAACATCGAGACTCTCCAATCTCAACGCAAATGGTACTCCACAAAAATTCTTATTCGTCACGAAATAATGTGGAGTGTGTTGCTAAGAGGTAAGGGCTTCCGAGAATTAACGCAATCATGCAGTCTTCCACTGGCTTCATTTCTTAAGACTAAGAAACAGGAACCTTCACACTCACCTCCGCATCTCTGCAACAAAACGGTGTTAGGTCAAGCTCCACTGGAAATGGCACGTGCTTCTGCACCTTCCGCAATGTGGCACCCTGCTGGAAGCGCTTGAGGTGCAGCGTTAGGACTCGGGGAGCTTCGAACACCTGCAGCTGCAGGCTTGCTGCTGCACGTGCTGCCTTACAGCCCTCGCAGTGTAGACCGTTGGCCCCTGTGAGACATACAAGGCACGCATGCACCTCAGTTTCCAACAACATCAATGTTGAGGGTCAACCTACGCCTCCGATAATAGGTGTGTGCacgagggggggcagggggggggggggggctgatcccccctaatcacctaagaggggggtgcaaaggCTTCCCCATACGTTTACTCAATTATGCTCACTCAGGTTTTTGATGACAACCatggccgaaggcccctgatgttgcattccgaagactgtttacttcccatctttacttttcttttctttttttttttttgtataaattGTGAAGCATCCTGACCTTTGGACTTGGCTagtgcggagggggggggggtgtactgtGATGAAACTGCCCCCCTACTGGGGAatcctacgcacgcctatgcctccAATATTATGGTACATCATGAGTGTTTTGAATTCTTCCCCCATCAGAATGTCGTTGCATTATCTGGGAATCAAATACCAACCCAGTACTCAGCAGAAGAATGTTGCAGCCGATATGCCACTGCAGTGAATGAAACGAGACTTACAAAAACTGACAAAGCAGATCCAACTGTCCTCCCCTGTACATTACAGGTATGTCAGTGAACTAAGCAGAAATGAAGCTTCCATTTATTTTTAACAGACAGAACCTTCACTTTGAAGTACAGTAAAACGTCACTATAACAAAATCACATCTGACATGAGAATGACTTTGTTATATCCGTGTATTCGTAACACTGTCCGAATGGCAACAcaattcttcatttacttcattacaTCGAGATTCGAGTGCATGTTCATACTTCTGTAACCTACCAGCAAGCAGTTCTGGTGCCGTGAAGCTTCGCAAGCAGGCCTCCAACGATCCCTCGGCCGGGCCCTTGGTGACTGCTGGTTCGTGCAGGTGGAGGCTCGACATCTGTGCCGTCAGCTGCTCCTCGCCAGGTGACCCGTTGTCTTCCTCGTCGGCCTCCGTCGGATCGATGCCGCCCCCGCTCAAGGCCTCTCGGTTGGGCGTCTTGGCTGCTGCGCTGTTGCCGCCCTCCAGGGCCTTTCTGCGAGCCCCTCTGCCACGCGGTGTGCTGTGTGCTCCTGTACTTCCACGTGGTGGCTTCTCCTCCGGGATGGGCAAGGACAGGTCCTGGAAAGGCTCTTCTCTGCGAG comes from the Rhipicephalus sanguineus isolate Rsan-2018 chromosome 6, BIME_Rsan_1.4, whole genome shotgun sequence genome and includes:
- the LOC119396669 gene encoding protein MIX23, with the protein product MAASASAGESAVPCDDFMAFQEVLRKFRRVDDTIIYSLNTTLPTESFAAECDPSALCQKLYKELLNAYSQRDKAIKGCLQQSKDKLDHLQELRAAKGDDQATLRELRKEQSKIRLLRNELNVEEVVKDRSLKAFHDRCRLFYSPPEV